The Staphylococcus sp. 17KM0847 DNA segment CCGATACCTTTAACCGCATCTACTACTGAATTTAAGCGATTTGTTTTATCTTGAATATCTTCAGTTAAACGATTAGCTTTGTGTAATAAATCCGTGGACTCACGTGTAATACCTTGAATCTGCCCTTCAACACCATCAAGTGTTTTAGCAACATGATCCAAATTCTTTTTAACAGATACTAAAACTGCAACAATTCCGATAGCTAAAATTAAAAATGCGATAGCAGCAATAATCCCTGCGATTGGTAAAATCCATTCCATTCGTAAACGCCTCCTAATGACATTTAATTATGTTATTTATTTTATATAATTACCCAACCTTGTCAAGGTCAAACATTAAAACTTAGGGTCCACCCCTATATGTTTCATATATGCTTTTAATACCTTTTGAATATCTCCTGCCCCCATAAACAATAATACCGAATTATGGTGCTGTGCAAGCTGAGAAACATCAGATTCCGAGATAAGCTTTCCTTGATTTACTAAATTTAATAAATCTTGAATACTTAACTCGCCTTGATCTTCTCTAATAGATCCAAAGATGTCACATAAATATGTGTGATCTGCAAGGTTAAGCACTTCCGCAAACTCTTGTAAAAATGCTTTTGTTCTTGAGAATGTGTGCGGTTGGAATATCGCAATCACTTCTTTATTTGGATATTTTTTTCGTGCTGTTTCAATTGTAGCACTAATTTCCCTCGGATGGTGTGCATAATCATCAACTAATACTTGATTATGTACAAAAGTTTCATTGAATCTTCTTTTAACGCCACCAAATGTCACAAGTGCTTCTTTAATATTTTCTACATTTAACTGTTCTAAGTATGCAATGGTTAAGACAGCTAAAGCATTTAAAATCGTGTGATCACCATATTGTGGTGATACAAAATGATCATAAAACTCACCTTTAACATAAACATCAAAAGCTGTACCATGATCTGTGATTTTAATGTTTTGAGCATAAACATCCATGGAATCATCAAAACCATAGTAATAGACTGGCACGTCAACTTGAATCGATTTAACGTGCGGATCATCACCCCATGCAATCAATGCTTTTTTTACATTGCTTGCCATACCTTGAAAGGCATCAATAACATCATTGACATCTTTAAAGTAGTCCGGATGATCAAAATCAATGTTGGTAATAATAGCATAATCTGGTGAATAGCTTAAAAAATGACGGCGATACTCACACGCTTCAAATGCAAAATATTCACTTTGAGGTAATCCAAGCCCTGTCCCATCACCTATTAAAAATGATGTTTTCTTATCTCCATTCATCACATGCGAGAGTAAACCAGTTGTTGATGTTTTTCCGTGGGCTCCCGTAACAGCTACCGATGTATATTGGTTTGCTACCTCACTTAAGAAATCGTGATAACGTATAACTTTTAAACCCAACTCATGTGCACGAGCGATTTCTTCATGTGTGTCATCAAAGGCGTTACCCTGTATCACAGTTAAACCCTCTTTAATATTGTTAGCATCAAAGGGTAAAATCGTAATCCCTTTATTTTTCAATGCGATTTCCGTAAATACATATTGATCGATATCTGATCCTTGCACATCATAGCCTAAATCATAAATAATTTGAGCCAATGAACTCATACCAGAGCCTTTGATACCGACAAAATGGTATTTCGTCATGACAGACCGCTCCTTTCTCTTTTTATAGTTCACTTAACTCTGCTTCTGTAAGATAAACATCTCTCGGTTTTGAACCATTTGCACCTGAAATATAGCCAAGCTGTTCGAGTTGATCAATGATTCTTGCAGCTCGATTATATCCAATTTGAAAATGGCGTTGAATCAATGATGTCGAAATACTTTGTTCCCGAATCATAAAATGACATACTTCATAAAAAAGTTCATCTTTTGCAGGTGTTTCTGTTTTCTTTAATAATTCTTGCTCTTTAAATAAATATTCTGGTTCACGTTGTGCTTTGATAAAATCAACAACGTGATCAATTTCATCATCTGATACAAACGTACCTTGAACACGAATAGGTTTATTCATACCACCACCAAGATATAGCATATCACCATAACCAAGCAAGCGTTCTGCACCACCACTATCTAATATCGTACGTGAATCTACACTTGATGATACCATAAACGCAATTCGTGTAGGAATATTCGCCTTGATTAAACCTGTGATGACATTAACAGATGGTCGTTGCGTTGCTACTAGCATATGAATACCACAAGCACGTGCCTTTTGTGCAAGACGTGCAATCGATTGTTCAACATCTTGCGGTGCCATCATCATTAAATCTGCTAGCTCATCAATAACAATTACAATTTTAGGAATACGTTGTTCATAACTCACTTTTTTATTGAATGCTGTAATATTTCTCACATGAGTTTGCGCAAAAAGTTTATAGCGTCGCTCCATCTCATCAACAGCCCATTTCAAACTTTGCGTCGCTGCTTTTACATCTGTAATGACTGGTGCAACTAAATGTGGTAAATCATTGTACGGCGCCAACTCTACCATCTTAGGATCGATTAACAATAACTTTAGTTCTTCCGGATGATTACGATAAAGCAATGAGATTAAAATACTATTAATGGATACTGATTTACCCGAACCTGTTGCACCCGCTATTAAAGCATGTGGTGTTTTCGCAATATCCATCAATAACGGTTCATTGTTAATACGATTTCCCATTGCAACAGTTAGCTTAGACGATGCATTTTTAAAAGCAGGCGTGTCTATAATAGAGCGTAAATTTACTTTTGTCGGCTGTTGATTAGGCACTTCAATACCTACCAAACTTGTCCCCGGAATAGGAGCTTCAATACGAATATCTTTTGCTGCTAATGCCATTTTAATATCGTCTTGTAACGCGGTGATACGTGAAACTTTCACACCTTTTTCAACAGACAACTCAAATCTGGTCACACTTGGACCTTCGATAACATTAACAACTTCAGCTGGTACATTAAAATAATAAAACGCATCATTTAATTCTTGTTTTTTTTCTTCGATCCATGCGTCATCTCTCTTATGTACTTCTGGCTCATCTAATAAATCAACACTTGGCAAGTGTAGGCTCGGTCCACGTCTAATCCCTTTTTCTGTGATAGAGGCTTCTGTTTGCTGCTGTGTCTGCTCTTCTGTTGCTACTAGTTCTGGGCTTGTCACAATTTCAGATCCTCGTGCCTGCGTTTGTGCTTCTACATTTGAGGGCTGATACTGTGCTTCCTGTATATCCCTTTGATTATTTGCACGCCGCTGTTGACGTTCAAGATGACGTTTCTTATCTGATGGTGTCATTACAACATTAAAAGGTCTAGTACCTAATCGAGAGGCTTTCAATGCTGATGATGGTGTATGTTTATCTTTGGAAACTGTATCTATAGGTTCATTGACATTCTGAGCTGATTGTAACGCTTGTTGATCCGAGTTCGTTGACTCTGTTTGCTGTTCATCTGAGATATTCGTGTCATTTAACATCATTTCTTTTGTATGATTTGATGTTACAGTCGGCTTTAGTACTGGGCGCTCGACAACTGTACCTTTCTCATGTTGATCTGTCTCTTGTAAACCTTCTACATTAGAACGATTAGAGTTATCGCTATTTTCTTCGGCATCTAATGGCACTTGTTCACTATAATCACTAGTTTGTACTGCTAATTGCTCATCAGATGATGTTTTAGATGTTATTTCCCCGATATCACTCTTGTGTAGTTCATCTTCGGTAGAACGATATGTGGCTTCCTCAGTATCATTTGCATCATTCGTATATTGAGCTAAGTCGACTTCTTCATACTGATAATCATCAGTCACAGCTTCTTGTAATTGTTCATTCGAAGGAGATGTATCTTGTTCTGAATAAGATGATTCAACTTGCTGTTCTTCATGATATGTATCTCCTAACAACTGTTTAGCTTGTTCAGCATACATCTTATCTATTGCTTGTTGAATTGTATTGTTCCCTTCTGTACGTGCCGTATCACGCTTTTGTTGCAAAGCCGCTTTAAAACGTTTTTTTTGTAAAACTTTCTTCTCCCGCTCTCTGCGTATTTCTTCAACAATTTGAGATGCATAAATGTTTTCGATGTTAATTGTATTATCTTTTTTTGAGTAATTAGGTGTCTCTTGACGTTTCTGCTTCGATTGTTGTAAAGGTGTTTCAGCTGATGATATCTCATGTTTGTCACGCTTTGATGTGAACGCTTGTGAACGTGTAGGACTATTCAATCCACTATTTGGTATTTCACGACGCGCTTTCGTACCAAATATAGCTGAAGGTACTTCTGATGCTTTAAAGTCTGCTTTATGATATGTAGGTTTCACATCATCAAAAGTTGGACGGGACTGTTCTCGTTCACCTGTCGCACGATAAATCGGTGTTTGGTAACGATGATATGACTGAGAAGACAGCTGCCTATCACGCTTTTCATATGCAGATGATGTTTCATTATTTTTTTCTTTAACATGTACATTGTTTCGATGTCGTCTTTGACTTCGATTTAATGTATATGATGGACGTACTTCTTTATAATCATTTTTACTATCCGTGTCAGTTGTTACAACGCCCTGCTTACCATGTACATCTACTTTGTCACTTTCATCATGCATATCGATAGGAAAACGAAACTTCCCTCGCGGCCGTTGATAAACATCATGTGACTGCGGTATTAAGCTGTTTGCCGGTTTAATATCTGATTGATGATGTGAACGCTTGTGTGATAAACGGCGTGTCGATTTATCATTGTCATCTTCGCCAAATAATTTATCAAACCAGTTCATTGACCTACATCCTTCCTTTATGCTTCAAAAAATGGTTGACCTACTTCATAAGTTTCCTCTAATACCATAATTCCTTTTTCTTGTGGGGCATTAGGCAAATCAAGCTCTTTCATTGAACATACCATACCACTTGATGGTACACCACGTAACTCAGCATCTTTGATCATCATTCCACTTGGCATAACTGCACCTACTTTAGCAACTACTACCTTTTGTCCTTGCTCAATATTAGGTGCACCACATACAATCTGTAATACTTCTTTTCCAACATCAATTTGACAAATACTTAATTTATCAGCATTTGGATGCTTTTCTTTTTGTTGTACGTAACCTACGACAAACTTAGGAGATAAATCAACATCGATTGTATATGTCATTCCCACTTCATGGATCATGTTTTGAATAGCTGTTACATCATTATCCGTTACTTTAATATGTCCATTCCCTTGAATTTCAAAATGCTTAGATACGTTAAATAAGTTAAAACCGACGACTTTATCCTCTTTTTTTATCGCAACAACATCATCCGCTCTTTCATATTCAAACGGCCCCTCGACCATTTCTAATTGTACAAAAGCAACATCTCCAACACCAATCGGATTGTAAAATAAATTCATGATTCTTTTTACTCCTTATCTTTTTTTATTTGATCATGCATCGTACTTAAATGTTGTACGACATTAGGTTCTTGCTTTGATTTTTGTTTATTATTCTTCCCTAAAATAAAAATAGGCTCAAAATGCCCTTCTTTGTAACTGAATGATAATGATGTAATAGGTACAAGACCATTTGTAAAAAAAGACATCGTCATATGTGCCATCACATCATAACCTGTTTGATTGCGTATATCTGCAATAACTAAGACATCTTGATGTGGCACAGCAACAAGCATTTCTCCTTGACAACGTGTTTCAAAGTCTTTTAACAACTGAGTATTTAAGATTCGACTCGCATCATAGCCATCATTCGAATTAATAAAATAAAATAAATTGCCCTTGACTTCATCTGTTTTATAAGACACATCTAACTTACGCACATTAAACAGTGCCATTTCTTTAATTTGTTGATGTGTCAACTTTAATTTTTGCATAAGTTGTTCATCAATTAAGCGATAAGATTTCCCTAAGTCTAATGCATAGTAAATACGCGTTTCAGCTGTGTGATCATCCATTACAAATTGATGTCCTTCTGAAGTTTGTTTATGAAAACTCGTCGCACGAATAACTGGCAAAATACGCACATCATTCAATGATTTCATAGACTCATCTTGCATCTGAGCAATTGTTTCTTCTACATAATACATAATCTCATCAACAATTTGCTGCTGTCCTTTATTATATTTTGCAACTATTGGAGATAGTTTAACAGTTAGCCCTTTTTGATTATCTGTTCTATAAATTCTTAATGATTCTTCATCACGGTTAAATTGAAAACTAACATCTAAATCTTTTAAACGTGACTTTAATAAATCTCTCATTTTAAAGACATTCATTTTTTCACTCCTAATTTCATGCCTTATATTAGTTTACAATAAATATCCCTTTAGGACTAGGAAAAATGCACGTCCTAAAGGGTAAAATATTAAGGATAGGGCAGCCAACCTTAATCTCTCATAAAGGCTTTGCCTGTTCATCCTATATACTTATATTAAGAGTATAGCTATCTCTCATACTAGACTCATCATTTTTAAAATTGGCTTAAAAATGTATCAATTTGTTCAATAGTTTTACGTTCTTTACCAATATATTCGCCTACTTGTTGACCGTTTTTAAAAACTAAAAAACTTGGAATCCCCATAATATTATGTGCAATAGCAAGATCAATGAATTCATCTCTATCTATTGTAACAAAGTTAAACGTGTCATATTTCTTTTCAAGACTAGGCAAACCCGGTTCAATCACACGACAATCAGGACACCAGTTTGCTGTAAATAAAAAAATCGTTTGTTCTTGTGTTAATGTATGAAATTGTTTCTCACTTTCAAGTTGTATCATTATTAAATGACTTCCTTTCTTAATGCTTTTATGATTATATTTCGTATTGCAATTTTGAGATTGTCTGTTCATCCAGTGCTAGAATCGATTGTTCCAGCCAAGTCCTTGCAGCGTAATAATCACGTATATCAAATACAGCATCACTACTATGAATATAACGTGCACATACACCAATAACTGCTGTTGGCACACCAATGCCTGATTGATGAATCACACCACCATCTGTGCCACCTGGTGAAATATAGTGTTGATACATGATATTATGCTGTTCTGCAATATCAATTAAAAACTTTTTAAAAGAAGGTTTTAATAGCATAGTTCCATCTTTGATACGCAACAACGCACCTTCCCCTAGTACACCCGACAAGCCTTGACGTCCTTTCATATCATTAGCAGGTGAACAATCGACAACTAATGCGACATCCGGTTCAATCAACTGTGCAGCTGCTCTTGCACCACGTAATCCCACTTCTTCTTGAACATTTGCACCAATATAAAGATCAAAATCCAATTCAACATCTTTTAATTGTTCAAGCAGTTCAATCCCTATCACACAACCATACCTATTATCCCATGCTTTAGTCGCAAAACGATATTCAGAAAGTTGTATGAGTTCTGTGCCTGGAACAATCGGATCCCCAATATTTACACCACGTGCTATCACTTCTTCACGACAGCATGCACCGATATCCAATAATAAATCTTCAATCTTCGGTGTGCCTTCCTGACCCGTTCTGAAATGCTTAGGGATATTCGCAACAACACCCATCAATTCTTCATCATCTTGTGTTAAAATTTTAAGACGTTGTCCTTGCCAGATATCATTGGCGACACCACCCAAAGCTGTAAATTTAATAAAACCTTGTTCTGTTACTTCAGTAATCATAAAACCAATTTCATCCATATGTGCAGCTACCATAACACGTCTTGCATTAGGGTTCTTGCTCTTTTTCACACCATAAAAGCCACCCATTCGATCATCTACAAATCCATCAACATAAGGTGTCATTGCCCGTTTCATATAATCACGAATACGATGTTCAAAGTTAGGCGCTCCATGCATTTCAGTTAGGTGTTTGATTAAATCTATTGTCTTGTTTGTCATATTTTCACACTCCTCTAATTGTCATTATGTTCTCACTTTAGTATATTATGATAGCTATGGTAAACTAAACTTATGTTTTGATGGGGGCGATATCATTGAAAAATATAAATAAAAATTGGCCATTAGTTATCCCTATTGCGATTGGTGTCGCAATGACTGGAAGTTACTTTTATATGCTAAACAAAAACAAGCAAAACTATTATCCTGCCGATAAAGTCATTGATTCAGTAAAAGCATACTTCAAAAATGTAACGGGTTCTTACATTGTTTATGAGCCAACAACTTATCGAAAGTTCGGTATTGAATATGAAGTTTATAAAGGAGGCATCACCGCGATACGCAATAATGAAGTTTATCATTACACTTTTATAGCGGATGCCTATGATGGTCAAGTGATCGATATTATAGAAATTTAGTAACAGAATAACGTATCCTAAGGAGCTAAAATCAAACAGATCTTTTGCTGTTGATGATTAGCTCCCTTTACTTTATCTATCTTAATAAATTGGACGTTTTATTGCCTCTGCTATTGTTTTTTCATCATCCTTAAACTTCACAGCTAAATAATGAACGTCATGATAAAATAGAAACCAATAGTTTTGAGCAATATAGTAACGTGTGAGACGTTCTTTGGCACGAATAGACTGCATCGGATAATCATCATACGCGCTTACCCATAGAGGATTGACATGTGCAGCAGTCGATAATATATCTGCCATATGAACTGCTTTTTCTCCTTCGCTTTCAACTTCAATAATGACATGTCCAAAACTATGACCACCCGTATGGCGCATCGTGATACCCGGATAAGGTGTGATATGATCTTCAAAAAAAATCGTACGTCTTTCGTAATCCCCTCTATTTTGTGGCCAATATGTTGCCTTACTTCTTATATTAGGGCTTATGAATTCATGCCATTCATCTTGTTGGATATAGTGTTGTGCGTTAGGGTAAACGTCGCTACCATCAGCATCTTTCAAGCCCGTCGCATGATCAAAATGCATATGTGTCATCAATACTAGATCAATATCTTCTGGTGTTAAATTAAACTGTGCTAAACTTTCAACAATTGTCGCCTCTTGTCCTACACCATAATTACGTTTTTGCTTTTCCGTCAAATGTCCTGTACCAATACCTGCATCAATTACAATATTACAATCACCCGTACGAATTAAAATAGGGTGTGTCGTTAACGGAACTTGATTTTTCTCATTCGACGGATATTTCTTTGACCATAATGGTTTGGGTACTACTCCAAATATTGCACCACCATCCATTTGTACATTACCACCATTAAGCGTATCAATTTGGAATTTACCAAGTTGCATCCCATTTTCCCCCTTTATCCTATTCATAAATGATCTTAGCTTTCTATATTGTCATATACTTTCATGTACAGTTCAAACAAAAAGAATGGCGTTTTTTATATCTTGTTATCACATTAAAATTACCTCACACAAATAAAAGGCTAAGACAACGATATGCCTTAACCCTAACTCTTTTTAGTATTTGTATGAAATTTTGCTTCCATCCGATAAATACGTGATCCTTTTTCAGCGAATTTATGTTCATATTCAGTTGGTATATTATCACCTTCATCTTCTTCATGTAGGTTCAAATTAATTTTTGTGAAATACATACCATACTGAGACATACTTTCTAAACTATATGCAAAAAGACCTCGATTATCTGTCTTAAAATGTATATCTCCATCAGTTGCTAAAATGTACTCGTAAATATTTAAAAACGTATGATAAGTTAAACGCCTTTTAGTATGCCGTGTTTTAGGCCAAGGGTCAGAGAAGTTCAAATAGATACGTGCAACTTCATGTGGTAAAAAATAATCCGTTAATACGACTGCATCATTGCATAATAATTTTATATTGGATAACTGTTGCGCTCTCACTTTATCTAACACACGAACCATTACATTTTTATCACGCTCAATCGCAATATAATTAATATGTGGATGACGTGCTGCCAATGTCGTAATAAATTGTCCCATACCTGACCCTACTTCAATATGAATCGGATGGTCGTTATCGAACCATTGAGAGACCGATTGTGCATGTTGACAATCGATATCGACAATATCTGGATACTCTCGTAAATAATCTTCCGCCCATGGCTTATGCCGCATTCTCATCGCTCATAACTCCTTATATAAATAAATTACTGTTCATCACATCATTTAAAAATGCCAACCATGTATTCATGTCTTTAAAGCGTTTATGCTCTTCGCTCCATTGAATCATACCGATTGCTTGGATAACTGTATACCATTTCATACGTTTCTTTAGATCTAATGTTTCTTTCACACCATATGTTTCAAACCATGATGTCCACTGATGTTCAGGAACATAGTTGTAAAGCAGCATACCGATATCAATTGCCAAATCAGCAATCATCGCACCTTCCCAGTCCACAAGAAAAAGTTCATCTGTATCAGATAGTAACCAGTTGTTATGATTCACATCTCCGTGTACAACAGTATAAAAACGTGGATCTAATTCCGGTAGATGATCCTCTAAATACATTAATGCTTTTCTTACAACATGATGTGTCAATACTTCTCGAGACAGTGAGGCATTAATTTTGTTCAACATGATATCAGGCGTAATAGGTGTCATTTCCATACGCTTTAACATTGTCAGTAGTGGCTTGGAGTGATGGATTTTTTTTAATAGGTGAGCAACGCGATCTTGCGCCATCTCATATGCTGATAACTCTCGTCCATTTTTCCAATGTTGTGCAGTGACCACTTCACCTGTTTCAATTCGTTTCGTCCATACCAGCTTCGGTACAATACCTTCAGCCGACAATGCAGCAATAAATGGATTAGAATTACGTTTTAAAAATAGTTTTTGTCCATCTTGCTCTGCCATATATGCTTCACCAGAGGCACCGCCTGCTGAATCTAATGTCCATCCCAACTGATAAAACTGCTCCACAATATGTTCACCTCACTTTCGTAATGAGAAAAGGGAGTGGAGCCGACACCTCCCAAATAATGAGGGAATCATTGTCGCTCCACCCCGGCTAATAGTGATATTGAATAAGTATTAAGCGTACACTTTTCAATAAAAAAACCATTGCCAATAGCCTATTTAAGGCTGAGATATTTCTATGATGTCTCAGCCTCTTATTCTCGTTGCTATGTCGATTCTTAATTTTCACGTTCTGTTTTAACACTCATTAATTAGTTTATAGTCATTAGCAACTTTTTTCAACCAAAAATGAAACACAAAATGTGACTTTTTACTTACACATTTATAAGAATACATAACAAAGTAAATTTATCTATTTATTCTGTCGATTCAATCTAAAAAACCGAAGTAAACTTTGACAAAATTGTCTTTTTACCTCGGTTTTTATGATTAAGATAAATCATATAATAGAACAGAATTGGATCTAGTTGTCCACCTTTAACAACGCATACAATTCACTTCATATCACTTCAAGTTCTAATCAAATTTATTCGTGTGAGTGAGATTCAATATAACGATCAAAACCTTTTTGTAACTTTCTTGTAACTGGTCCAACTTGACCATCTTTAACAACTTGACCATCGATTTTCACAACAGGCATCACTTCTGCAGATGTACTCGAGATAATGACTTCATCTGCATTTTTTAAAAATTCAACACTGAAAGGTTCTTCGTGGAAAGTAATACCTTCATCATCACAAATCCATTGAATCACACGTCTTGTAATGCCATTCAAAATTAAATGATTTGCAGGATGTGTATGTACAATACCATCTTTAATCGCATAAACATTACTTGAGGCGCCTTCTGTTACTATACCATTACGATGTTGAATTGCTTCTTCAGCATTATATTTTGTCGCATACTCTTTGGCTAGAACATTGCCAAGTAAATTTAAACTTTTAATATCGCAGCGCAACCAACGAATGTCTTCTGTCGTCATAACTGTTACACCGTCTTCTAATGCTTTATATGGACGGTCATATGCTTTAACAAATGCTGTCAAAACAGGTTCAACAGACGGTGTCGGGAACGCATGATCTCTAGGTGCTACACCTCTTGTCACTTGCATATAGACCCCACCGTCTGTTACACCATTTGCCTCAGCTAAGAGACGAACACTTTTGGTTAAAGATTCGACAGTGTAGTCAACGTCTAGTCCAATCTCTCCTGCACTTCTTAGCAAACGTTCAAAATGCTCTTGTGCTGTAAAAAGTTTATTATCATACAAGCGAACATATTCATAAATACCATCACCAAAATTATACCCTCTATCATTGAATGCGACTTTAGCCTCTTTTTCATCCACCAACACATCATTGATTAAAACTTTTGTCATCCTCATCCCTCCACACAAATTGAATAAATTGCTTCTAAATAAATACTTGTTGCATTAAATAATTG contains these protein-coding regions:
- a CDS encoding thioredoxin family protein, with amino-acid sequence MIQLESEKQFHTLTQEQTIFLFTANWCPDCRVIEPGLPSLEKKYDTFNFVTIDRDEFIDLAIAHNIMGIPSFLVFKNGQQVGEYIGKERKTIEQIDTFLSQF
- a CDS encoding M42 family metallopeptidase, producing MTNKTIDLIKHLTEMHGAPNFEHRIRDYMKRAMTPYVDGFVDDRMGGFYGVKKSKNPNARRVMVAAHMDEIGFMITEVTEQGFIKFTALGGVANDIWQGQRLKILTQDDEELMGVVANIPKHFRTGQEGTPKIEDLLLDIGACCREEVIARGVNIGDPIVPGTELIQLSEYRFATKAWDNRYGCVIGIELLEQLKDVELDFDLYIGANVQEEVGLRGARAAAQLIEPDVALVVDCSPANDMKGRQGLSGVLGEGALLRIKDGTMLLKPSFKKFLIDIAEQHNIMYQHYISPGGTDGGVIHQSGIGVPTAVIGVCARYIHSSDAVFDIRDYYAARTWLEQSILALDEQTISKLQYEI
- the ytpR gene encoding YtpR family tRNA-binding protein, which encodes MNLFYNPIGVGDVAFVQLEMVEGPFEYERADDVVAIKKEDKVVGFNLFNVSKHFEIQGNGHIKVTDNDVTAIQNMIHEVGMTYTIDVDLSPKFVVGYVQQKEKHPNADKLSICQIDVGKEVLQIVCGAPNIEQGQKVVVAKVGAVMPSGMMIKDAELRGVPSSGMVCSMKELDLPNAPQEKGIMVLEETYEVGQPFFEA
- a CDS encoding DUF948 domain-containing protein, whose amino-acid sequence is MEWILPIAGIIAAIAFLILAIGIVAVLVSVKKNLDHVAKTLDGVEGQIQGITRESTDLLHKANRLTEDIQDKTNRLNSVVDAVKGIGDSVQTLNGSVERVTHSITHNISQNEDKISQVVQWSNVAMEIADKWQNRKDRRSHVANKN
- the trmB gene encoding tRNA (guanosine(46)-N7)-methyltransferase TrmB, producing MRMRHKPWAEDYLREYPDIVDIDCQHAQSVSQWFDNDHPIHIEVGSGMGQFITTLAARHPHINYIAIERDKNVMVRVLDKVRAQQLSNIKLLCNDAVVLTDYFLPHEVARIYLNFSDPWPKTRHTKRRLTYHTFLNIYEYILATDGDIHFKTDNRGLFAYSLESMSQYGMYFTKINLNLHEEDEGDNIPTEYEHKFAEKGSRIYRMEAKFHTNTKKS
- a CDS encoding DNA translocase FtsK is translated as MNWFDKLFGEDDNDKSTRRLSHKRSHHQSDIKPANSLIPQSHDVYQRPRGKFRFPIDMHDESDKVDVHGKQGVVTTDTDSKNDYKEVRPSYTLNRSQRRHRNNVHVKEKNNETSSAYEKRDRQLSSQSYHRYQTPIYRATGEREQSRPTFDDVKPTYHKADFKASEVPSAIFGTKARREIPNSGLNSPTRSQAFTSKRDKHEISSAETPLQQSKQKRQETPNYSKKDNTINIENIYASQIVEEIRREREKKVLQKKRFKAALQQKRDTARTEGNNTIQQAIDKMYAEQAKQLLGDTYHEEQQVESSYSEQDTSPSNEQLQEAVTDDYQYEEVDLAQYTNDANDTEEATYRSTEDELHKSDIGEITSKTSSDEQLAVQTSDYSEQVPLDAEENSDNSNRSNVEGLQETDQHEKGTVVERPVLKPTVTSNHTKEMMLNDTNISDEQQTESTNSDQQALQSAQNVNEPIDTVSKDKHTPSSALKASRLGTRPFNVVMTPSDKKRHLERQQRRANNQRDIQEAQYQPSNVEAQTQARGSEIVTSPELVATEEQTQQQTEASITEKGIRRGPSLHLPSVDLLDEPEVHKRDDAWIEEKKQELNDAFYYFNVPAEVVNVIEGPSVTRFELSVEKGVKVSRITALQDDIKMALAAKDIRIEAPIPGTSLVGIEVPNQQPTKVNLRSIIDTPAFKNASSKLTVAMGNRINNEPLLMDIAKTPHALIAGATGSGKSVSINSILISLLYRNHPEELKLLLIDPKMVELAPYNDLPHLVAPVITDVKAATQSLKWAVDEMERRYKLFAQTHVRNITAFNKKVSYEQRIPKIVIVIDELADLMMMAPQDVEQSIARLAQKARACGIHMLVATQRPSVNVITGLIKANIPTRIAFMVSSSVDSRTILDSGGAERLLGYGDMLYLGGGMNKPIRVQGTFVSDDEIDHVVDFIKAQREPEYLFKEQELLKKTETPAKDELFYEVCHFMIREQSISTSLIQRHFQIGYNRAARIIDQLEQLGYISGANGSKPRDVYLTEAELSEL
- a CDS encoding MBL fold metallo-hydrolase, whose protein sequence is MQLGKFQIDTLNGGNVQMDGGAIFGVVPKPLWSKKYPSNEKNQVPLTTHPILIRTGDCNIVIDAGIGTGHLTEKQKRNYGVGQEATIVESLAQFNLTPEDIDLVLMTHMHFDHATGLKDADGSDVYPNAQHYIQQDEWHEFISPNIRSKATYWPQNRGDYERRTIFFEDHITPYPGITMRHTGGHSFGHVIIEVESEGEKAVHMADILSTAAHVNPLWVSAYDDYPMQSIRAKERLTRYYIAQNYWFLFYHDVHYLAVKFKDDEKTIAEAIKRPIY
- a CDS encoding DUF1444 domain-containing protein, with translation MNVFKMRDLLKSRLKDLDVSFQFNRDEESLRIYRTDNQKGLTVKLSPIVAKYNKGQQQIVDEIMYYVEETIAQMQDESMKSLNDVRILPVIRATSFHKQTSEGHQFVMDDHTAETRIYYALDLGKSYRLIDEQLMQKLKLTHQQIKEMALFNVRKLDVSYKTDEVKGNLFYFINSNDGYDASRILNTQLLKDFETRCQGEMLVAVPHQDVLVIADIRNQTGYDVMAHMTMSFFTNGLVPITSLSFSYKEGHFEPIFILGKNNKQKSKQEPNVVQHLSTMHDQIKKDKE
- the murC gene encoding UDP-N-acetylmuramate--L-alanine ligase codes for the protein MTKYHFVGIKGSGMSSLAQIIYDLGYDVQGSDIDQYVFTEIALKNKGITILPFDANNIKEGLTVIQGNAFDDTHEEIARAHELGLKVIRYHDFLSEVANQYTSVAVTGAHGKTSTTGLLSHVMNGDKKTSFLIGDGTGLGLPQSEYFAFEACEYRRHFLSYSPDYAIITNIDFDHPDYFKDVNDVIDAFQGMASNVKKALIAWGDDPHVKSIQVDVPVYYYGFDDSMDVYAQNIKITDHGTAFDVYVKGEFYDHFVSPQYGDHTILNALAVLTIAYLEQLNVENIKEALVTFGGVKRRFNETFVHNQVLVDDYAHHPREISATIETARKKYPNKEVIAIFQPHTFSRTKAFLQEFAEVLNLADHTYLCDIFGSIREDQGELSIQDLLNLVNQGKLISESDVSQLAQHHNSVLLFMGAGDIQKVLKAYMKHIGVDPKF